CAGTATACTAGACTACCGAAGATTTTATATGGAGGACAACGAGGTGTGGCTTACAATTTGGTTCACTAAACTTCACCTTTATCTATAGAATGTATCAAGTCTTCACCGTTTATTGTTTGAAacacttttaatattttcaattcaaCCGTCGATAAACACTGTATCCGACCATATCGATTCACtaccattaaaaaaaagataagaaatactttcaatttcacAAGTAGAATTTGTCGATTTGGATGGTTAGTTTTCTGAAACACaacttcaaaaattaatttgttacTGTTCATTCATTTTGAAATTAGAGTTGAATGACCCAAATGCAACTTTAATTACAAAATTTACCCAcaaatttatgattaaaaaaaacaaaaaaggaagaagaagaagaaccttaATCTAAACTGAACCAGTGGCTCTGTCCGCCTGTGCTGTGCCAAAGCGTCAAACAAAAGTAAGGTCGCCACCACCATCTTCCCTCCTCATCtttatcttctccttcttcttcctctgcctctccttcttcttcctcttcttcaaccGAAACCCTAACCTGCAGCTCGAACCTTTCTTGGCCCGCACTCCTCAATGAccactctctcctccccttCGTCGAACCCCAACAACAACCCCACCTTCTTAATCCCCCCGCAAACCCTAATCCCACCCGATTTCGGCTTCAATTCCGAATCCAACACCAACCCTCCCCCCTCTCCCCCATCGGCGagttctaaccatttacctccgTCCACGTCTCCCCTCATGTCCTCCGATTACGACTTCAAATCCGATCCGGCCGACGGCTCCCCGGACGCTCTCGGCGGCGAGTCCTCCCCGTTCCTCCCCTCCCCTGAAGCTCAAGCCTTGCTGCCGCCGACCCAGAGCCCGGCCATGTCCCGGGTCCCGAGCCTCCTCCACCTGTCGTTCAATCAGGATTTCGGGTGCTTCGCGGTGGGCACCGACAACGGGTTCCGGATCTACAACTGCGATCCTTTCAGGGAGATTTTCCGCCGGGACTTCGATTCCGGTGGCGGGATTGCGGTCGTGGAGATGCTGTTCCGGTGCAACATACTGGCCCTCGTCGGGAGCGGGTCGAACGCGCTGTATCCGGTTAATAAGGTCATGATCTGGGACGACCACCAGTCGCGGTGCATCGGGGAGCTCTCGTTCCGGTCCGAGGTGAAGTCGGTCAAGCTCCGGCGGGACCGCATCGTGGTGATCCTGCTGCAGAAGATATATGTCTACAACTTTTCGGACTTGAAGTTGCTGCATCAGATTGAGACCATCGCGAATCCAAAGGGTTTGTGCGTGGTGTCGCAGAGTTCGGGGCAGATGGTGCTCGTCTGTCCTGGGCTTCAGAAGGGGCAGGTGAGGCGATTAGCTCTGTCGCAAGTCAATGACAATTGGTTAGTTGATTCACCTACGTGCTGATTATCGTTGCACAACATGCTTTTTACAGGTTAGGGTTGAGCACTATGCTTCGAAGAGGACTAAGTTTATATTGGCGCACGATTCAAGGATTGCGGCCTTTGCACTTTCTCAGGATGGAAGGTTATTAGCAACTGCAAGTAGTAAGGGAACTCTAGTCAGGGTGTTTAATACTCTGGATGGGTCGTTGCTTCAAGAGGTTGGTCCAGAATTAGATGCTGGTTATGTTTTGAAACTGGGGAATATGGTGTGCTTGGTGTTTTAGTACAACTTATTTAAGCAAGCCCGCCATTAAGCATGAACTGAATGATAAAgatcttctttatttctttaccTGAACGGCCATGGCTATTCGCAAGATTTCTTGCAAGTAGTGGATGAAAGTGTCCTTGCAAGTTTGGATTTCAATTCGTATATATACAGGAACTGGTAAAAGATATTGCTCGTCCAGGATTAAGACCGCGATTTGGCTTTTCCAAGTCACTACCAGTGGGGaagaattcttttttgaatggcAGTATCTGCGTCGTAAGTTAGGATAGTTACTTAAATGTTGTAATCCAACATTCCTTGAGATCATGTTACTCACCGCTAGTGTTTTGGAATTGTCTGGATATATTGCACCTTTCGTACAATACTCATGATTTTCTCCCAAATCAGTATAAGTACATTCATTCTACTGACAAAAGAATATCTTGCTTTTGGGATCACTGGTGTCTTTAATACAAATCCTCACAATTCTTTTAGGGATAGGTGAATTACATGAAGTAGAAATGTCGTAATTGCTAATATGGTTTCTATAATATCGACTTAACCCTTGGAACTTGTTATTGCTTCTTGGTAGGCGCAAGGATGAGACAAATTGATTTAGTTTCTGTAGGGAGATATTTTAAACTGCCTTGGTGATGTGTTGATATCCAACTGGCAAATGTTTTAATGAATCAATATGTCAGTAAGGGCTTATGCTGTTCATAGCTTGTAAAGACCATGAGAGTGATTGTAGTGCTTGGTTATTTTGCTAAATAATATGGTAATCCGATACTGTTCTCTGCTGAAACCTTGTTGTGCTTCAGTGGGCTTTAGAATTGCAGGAGGAGGACAATTTGGTTATCATATAATCATGGTCAATATTCTACTTTATTCATTACATAACTAAGATTCAAAGTTTTTCATGTAGGTAAGAAGGGGTGCAGATCGTGCAGAAATATACAGCCTGGCCTTTTCTTCTACTGCCCAATGGTTAGCGGTCTCAAGTGACAAAGGAACCGTGCATGTTTTCACTCTAAAGGCTGATTTAGGCATGCTGAACAATGACAGATTGCACAACACATCGGAAAACCATGGGTCTTCCTCCTCCGTGATCTCATCACTTTCTTTCATGAAAGGTAATATGCCAGGAATTGCTGTATCTTGAAAGTCATGCTGTTTGTCCATGTCATGTAAATggccctatatatatatatatgattggACGAGTTATTGCAGTGGCTAATTTGCATGCTGTGCTGAGTGACCGAATGAGTTATAGTCAGCCATGATCACCATGTCTTTCTCTCAGGCTAGTTTTGCTCCATGCTTTGCAGGCGTTCTGCCTAGGTATTTTAGCTCGGAATGGTCAGTGGCTCAGTACCGACTGCATGAAGGTTTACAGTATGTCGTTGCTTTTGGACACCAGAAGAACACCGTTTTAATTCTGGGCATGGATGGGAGGTAATATCATCTTACTACTCCTCCGTCTTCCCTTTTGACGTCAAGTTGGGGTCGTGAAATCCTATAAAATTAGTGctttttatatctttttataGCTGTCCACATGCTTTAGTGTGGCACACTCAAGACCAAGCAAACAGTACACCAGTTTTCTACATTTAAGTAAGATCAATATAACAGAGGGAGGGAATGCCATCCTTTACCTCTGGTTCCTTCCTCCCTTTAAGCAATGATGAAAGAAAGATTGGATGCCCTGCTTTCTCTTCATCCTTTTTAACTTCTTTGTATTCATTAGTGAAAGGTTGAACAGCCCCTTTACCCTATTTGCATTGTAAAACCCGAATCCCACCCTTCATCACGTGAAGGAAAGAGGGGAGGAGAAATTCTTTGTTGCCCAAGAGCGCATCAATCCTCTATGAGAGGCTCTCAAGGTGTCTTTCATTTCGGATAATGCTGAtttgagaatcatgtttgacaCATAGGCCAACCTTTGTGCAGTTGGAACCTCTCAATTTGCATCTTTTAATAAATCCAGCTACTTTATTTGAATGCCTTTATAgtctaattaaattttttttttatcggatgaTGCAGCTTTCATCGATGCCAATTTGACCCGATGACTGGTGGAGAGATGACTCAGATCGAATACTATAACTTTCTGAAACCCGATGAAACTTTGTGAGGTGAAGTTGTACATGTCCTTTGACAGTTGCGTGTATATTATCGGTAATGCTCTCTGCTTATATGACACGAGAACGTAATGAAATAAGTTGTAAATACATGGTCCGAAAATGGAGGGCTATAGGCATATTGATAACTGCGGGCGGAGTGTATATATTAATCAGGAGGTTCGGGGAGTTCTTATTTCTATAGTTGTGATAATAAAAGATCTCAATCGTTATGCCTGTTTCCTTTGATTTGTGCTTTATGTCCTTGCCTCCTTTAGagcccctcttttgaaaatgatgtaGCTGCTCTGTTGTGGGGGAACCTCTTTCTCGTGAAACCTGTGAGACTTTTCTTGGGTCTAAGCCCGTGACGCTATCTCAACTTTAGTCCTTTGGAAagacttttttgctttttttccccCGTCGGAGTTAAGTACAAAAAGGGTATAAAACGTCAAAGAATTAATTTATGACATTATCACGAATCGTCGTAATCAAGTTGTAAAACGGTCTAATCAATCATAAAAGAAGTGGGGTGACAGTACAGAAGTGTACTTTAGGAGTTCTCTCTGATGGAGCCATTCTTTTACGACTGTCTATTCTTGAAGACGAGAAGAGGAGTTTTGTATGCAATGGGCGCGATTTTAGGACCCATCGTTGTGTAAGAGGAAGACTATATACACTGGATGTCacgggaaaattaaaaaagtcttaaatttattgtaattgtgtcaatttagttttaatttgtttttattttatcgattcagtcttaatttttatttttgcaattgtgtcaattcagtctattctATCAATTTTGGCCTGTCGGCGTTGATATGAACGCGGGTCTTGTGACGAATTTATTGTAactgtgctaattcaatcttaaatttttttgtttgccaattcagtccttaattttttacaattgtgttaCTTTAGTCTATTCAATACATTTTGGGTGGCCGGcgttgatgtggacaccgacatttcggcgacataatattttaataatatttttgaatttttattttttctaccgTCGGGTGaccctctcttcttcctctgacTTGGCCAGAGGCAACAGCCGGCAAGCAAGCGAAGCTTGTGGCAAGCCTCGCTGTCGCCAGGGGAGGTCGGCCTCTCTAAACATTAGAACCCACCGAGGCAAATAGTTGTTCcacagaagaggaggaggaggagaatttgTATTGTGTAGCTGGTTGGAGCTTATGAGATCATCGGGTTGAATCGGAGTTCCCCTCCCGCTTTTGCCCAATCTTtcccgtttctttttcttcttcttcttctctccttgAAGGGAAACTGAGAAGGAAAATTTGATAGCCGAGCATTTTCTCAGGCAGAGCCCATGAAACCAAACGAAGGGAGCCCGTTAATGCGATCTTCGATCGCCATTTCCACTTACTTCGCTCTTCATCTGCTCGCTCTCTCCTcgtccttcttttctctcttcctctccgaCCCTCGAATCGCTGAAGCGGGCTTCCTATGCGGGAACTCCACTAGGATAGGATCATTGTCGGAACATCGTTCCCAACTCCGGCACTGTTATGAGGGAGATCTCCAACcacggcgaggctcggccttgctGGCCCCTAACAAGGTGAGCCTCGCCCGGCGAAGGCGAGGCTCGCTGCGAGCTTTGCTGCTTGTCGACCGTCGCCTTTGGCTAGgtcagaggaagaagaagagggtcgCCAGAGGgtagacaaaaatgaaaaaaaaaagtgaaaaagaaaacaaaaaatggaaaaattaaaatattatgtctccggaaaggattgaatcggcaaaaaaagaaaagaaaaaagtttaggactgaattggttcaactataataaatttaggacttttttagtaagtTTCCCTAACTATGCTCTCGTGCAATGGAACCAGATTAGGCATGGAATGTATACTAGTTCTCTCGTAAAAAATGGGATCATCTAGTGCTTTAGCGAGAGTTGGGGAAGAAGCTCAACCAATGTAATTCCTATCAAAGCTGCACGTATGGTCTAATCTTTGGCTTCCGAATCATCAGCGACTTTTAAGCAGTTTATACTGCGACTTCCGGTCATTTGAATCTGCTTATGCAACGGTCATTAAGCATCTCGCATAACATGAACGTACGCCGTTCATCAGAACGAAATTTATGTCCCCGTGCATCAGGATTCCGAGTCGCCATAGTCGAGCCTCGGTCGGAACTGTACTGTTGGATGCTATAGCTATGAAATTGAATCGTGGTCGTCCAAGGAGGAGAAGCGAAGTTGTGTTAATTAGCATCAGAACTCGCGTTCGGAAAAACCAAACTCGCCCACGAATCCCGACACCCCCTTTCGTGGAAACTCCATTCTCCTGACCCGTCGCCCTCCTCCTCCGACTGCCGCCCTTGTCCTTGGTGGCTCGTGGGCGGCCCTCCACCCCCTCCCCTCGAGCATCGACGGCCTCGGCTAGGTCACTGATGATCCCGGATCGAGGTCACTATGATTCGGAATTTGTGTTAATGCTGTATGGTTTTTACCGCTCAATGCATGCACCATGACCTACATAACCTTTCTTAGGGGGTAAAGTACAGGGATCCGATTGATTTGCCATACTTGGAGAACAAACAACCGAAAGAACAGagccaaaatgaaattttgatcCATTTCCTTTACGCATACATCCCGTAGCTCCAGACAATCAAATATTAACGGAAAATGCAAAGGAAGGAAAgcgaaaaacaagaaaaaaaactcgTTTTTTTCACAGATCGAAACCACCGTCGTCGAATCCGCAATCCGCCGCATCTGATATCATGTCCCCGATCAGCATCCCGCCGAGCAACCCGCCTGCCAACCCCAGCCCGAAGCCGCCGCCCCCGCTTTTCTTCGGTGGCTTCTGGTATGCCGGCTGTGGGGCTGCGTACCCGTATCCCTGGGGCGGGTAACCATGTCCCTGGGGTGGGTAACCGTGTCCCTGGGGAGGATAACCGTATCCTGGCGCGGCGTTCGGTGGATACCCATATCCCTGCGGCGGATATCCCCCTGGCCCCTGCGGCGGGTATCCCCCCTGTGGAGGATACGGCGCTGCCCCCTGCATCATATGGGGTGGTGGGTACGCTGCAGCCGAGCTCGAGGCGGGTGGCGCCGCATGAGCCGGATAAGCCATGACTGGCCCGTCCACCTTCTTCCCAGCAGGGGGGGCGGCCACGGTGAACTGCTCGCCGAACTTGTAGGAGAATTCCAGGACGCCCTTGGTCTTCCCGGACGGCAGCCTCACGCTGTAGCTCATCGGCTTCGGCTTCCCGTCGCCGGCGCCGCCGCCCTGATCGAGCAGCTCCCTCACAGGCACGTCGACCCTGCCGACGTCCTTGTCGCCGCCGAGGGTGCGCTCGGCCTTGATCTTGAGCTTGAGGGTGAGGCGGCCGGCGCGGGCCGCGGCGAGGTCGACGGTGAAGGAGACGGTGTGGCCCCATTGGGGGTTGGTGCCGCCGTCGGTGTGGACGCGGGTGCGCTGGCTCCTCTTGTTGGTCTTGTCGCCGGAGAGGGAGGCGACGACGTAGACGTCCATCTTGCCGAAGACGTTGACGTCCTTGAGGTCCTTGGCCGACATCACCGTCACCTCCAGAGGCCTGCACTCCATGTCTGCGCGCTCGAAACTTGAAAGAGGATGATCAAACAACTcgcaatgaagaagatgaatatggAAACCGAACGATTTTCGAGAGCTTTTTTGGGTTTCTGAGAGATTAGGGGCAGAACGACGGAATTTATACTGAGGTTGGAGAACCGACGTCGGATTAGAGATTTCAATGGGCGAATCTTCggggatttttatttattttaattgcttttttcctttttgtgcgTTGTTCCTTTTTTACGGCTTACACGCGGTAAACGCGTTGCACAACGAACTAATTCAgtttcgactaaaaaaaaaaaaagggaactaaTTTAGTCCCTACGCGTAGAATACGAAGTTTCCTCTTTTCTtcgaattaaatatttttttttttggtatcggAATATGGGTCGAtatcaaatattttcaagaCCCGCAAAGGGGAATTGTTTATTGCTTTGTTCGAACTTCTTAAGTATTAAATTGCACGTTCATTTTAGAGTTAACGCCTCGAAAAATCTCTTAAACTCGTACagttgcgataaatttaccccaagcaAACTGTCAAAGCGATTTACCCTCCATTATTTTCCGTTCCATTATAttattatcacgaaaaatctcagaTTAGCACACTCGAGgataaaatcccaaattgatgaatccgtcaattgccacgtgtcatccaactcgatAATTCAAACGatgaaatttaatgaaaactaaggAAGGAcgaatttatcacgggtgtattaatttgcaattaaaattttcatatcGATTGGGGATTTCTCGTGTTATTAAGTTAATACTATCGATTCTTCATTTTATGCCTTTTTCGGGGTAGTGTCCAAATCTTTGACATATCAACGGAATATTCGATTTTGTCGTTTATATAATGAATTCGACAATTACGGCGAATATCGGCAGGAAAAATAGCGATGCAAATGAAAAGACGGAAGTCAGAAAGGCGTGGGGGGTTGGATGCGCGTACACTCCGCTTTTCCTTTATCGCATAAAGAATATAggcactataaaaaaaataaaaaaaataaaaagaatattatGCACTCTCTTTTCTGGAAATTCCCAGAAAAGtcaattattcctttttttttttttttgtcttttttggggTCAATATCTATGCCTCGATCATGTAACTAGTTATCTACTATATCTTGAGATAATATTTGTGGTGTAAAACCCTAATTaaatagataataaaaaataacccCGAAATTCAAATGTTCAATTAGGTTACTAGCTTCACCTCCGTTATTCATTCATGACCATCATTCTCTAGTTTTCCTTCATGGATTAGATGAACTAATTTTACGGATATTGCAATATGCAAAGTCGGTTCCAATGGAGAAATCACGTGAAAAGTCGTGGCGGGATGATTCGctatttttttagcatatgtGTGTTAGAATTTGAGTCCTTCCAATGTTTTGTTGCTCAATTTAGTCCGAAACCCAAAAAAGACTTTGTTGCTTTTTCGGAGCATTAGATGGATATTGGAAGCCCCCTTTATCCCAAATTCCAAATGAAGATTGATGCCATGCCGCCATTTCAATTGCAAAGCTGACATGTTCTCCAATCAATTCGATGATTACATGGGATTTAGGTTAGGCTTGCATGACCAATTACTACTCTTTTTTAAGCCACATCTCAAATTCTAAACTAAGAACTTCGAATCGATAACTTCTTCCGAAATTCTAAACTAAGAACTTCGAATCGACAACTTCTTCCGAAGGCAGTGTCACTTTGGTTCAAATACTGTAAAGCACCGTGCACATCTATGATGAGTTTTACCTTGTATGGCAATTTTGATCCGTCCTTGGAGGGAGCTTGATTAGCATTCAGCAATAATCAGATGGTCGATACGAGAAATATAAATCTCAATTAAACaacgattttatttttttcagaacAACAACAATTCAATGCCAAAGAAAAAGGGCAGTCCAAATTTATATTATAGGGAAGTCACAAATATGaatgttaaaaaagaaaagaaaagtaattgACACTATAGATGCCGGATAGCTATAACAATTCTCACGTAATTTACTCAATTGCTAATGAGGCAATGACAACCTAtacttctttctctctcttcacattACATAGCCCTGACTCAAGCCAAATTAGCCAAAGAACTAAATCTACAACAGATTCATGCAAAAATCTTAGGGATCACCTTTTTATTCTCTTCATATAAAGAACGGGGTTAAATgggcgaaaaagaaaagaaaaaatctttgGTAAAACCCGTCGATGTTGTGGCagactttgaaaattttagacatCATCAACTTTTGGGCTTGGAGGTGTTCCGGTGATCCAAGTCCACACTCCGCCGGAGTTCTGCCTCTGCTTTGCCATTAGCGCAGCTTGTTCAGAAGCGGCCTTTTGTCGCTGGAGGAGTTCAAGCTCCTTTTGCAATGTCTCCATCATTTGCAGCTTTTGCCTTAATTCTGCCACATCGACCTGCCACAACATATAGAGGCATTACATAAGTGAAAAAGAGAGTAGCCTTATAAATTTTGACTGTTAATCAAAAGCCTATTTCACATTCAGCAGTCCATGACTCTGATCGGCTCAACTTCCAGGGTCAGTGTCAATATGGAGTTTAGTCTACAAGGTGATAATACAAATAAGATCTCCCCAGGTTTTGGGCCAAAAAGCAAATTCTATTCCACGCCCCGTCCTGCAATGCCTGTTCTGCATTCGGGGTCGACATGTATTTATAGAGGAGCATAGTTAACACAAGTCGGGGATTTCTTGGGAACCATAGCAATGAACAAGGCAAGGTGCGAACTGCATCCAGAGATCATGAAAAATGTCCGGGAGGAATTAAATTTCTTAGAACTTTGCTATTACTTCTAAAGCAAAGAAGAACTATTCCAAGCGCAAAACGAAGTAAGTGGGAGTTTCTAAGAACCAGCAAGTACCTCAAGTTTGAAACACCTTGACTGCTCCGCAGCAAGTTGACCCCGCACGGACTGAAGCTCCTGCATGTGCAATTAAACATGTTAAGCTTTCTAGCACTTCTATTTTCAAGGCAGAGGGGATATTAAAAATGAACATGAGGACTGATTTGGCCCTGGTAGATGTTCAAGTTGGTAAAACAGAGCCTGTGATATCTCTGCCATGCCCATTGAGACTTTGAGTCCATTTAAGTGAAGAATTTACTTGTTATGCTATCCACACAAAACATTCCTATACTAAGATTTGTAGGTTAAAAACACAATGAATGGCCTTTGTTCAATGGCCTAGTCCAACAATACATGGTGGACAAAAGATTCTGCGCTTTTAGCCCCAACAAATTCCTACGACGCTAATGTTTCCCGGAAACAACAGTGGTCCTATTTTCGTTATAAGTTAAACAAAGTGCTCCAACAAAGGGATTATTTTTTACGAAGTTGTCCATCAAAGATTACAGTCAAGAGATACAAAAACAAGTTATACCTTGTTCAGATCAGTGTTGCGAGTCTCGGCTTCTGAGATTTCTTGCTTTAATTGAAGAGACAACAACTTCTCCTTGTTGAGTGATGATTCTAATTCTTCTTTCTCTGCCTTGAGGGTTGCTAATAGATGTTCTGCAGTTCCCTCATTTCTTGATTTCTGTCCAAAATATAAATGAGTAACGTGAAGAAATACAAAGCACAGAATACATTGCTCAAGAAACAAGCACGAAAAACTTGAAAATCCAAGGGAAAAATAGTGCACATGGCAGGACTTCTCAATGGATCTGATGGTAGTGGACCTCTACATTTTTAAGATACACATTCTCAATGCagaattatttcaaataaaagagaTGACATAAACATATAAGAATTTGTCAAGAATACAGATCAAGTAGGATCCAGCATCCATCTCCACACCTTCTCCAATTTTTCCATATGTCAACAACAGACAAAAGTGCACAACCAATAACTTAAACAACTTTACAAACTTGGAGACAATGCACATATAGGACATCTGACTGCATCAGAATGCAGTCAACCTCTTATGCCTTAGAAAGCAAATGTTTTGAGTCACTTCGCAAAACAAGGATTTCCTACCTGTATAAAAGCTTATGAAGCATTTGAATCAATAAGATT
The genomic region above belongs to Rhodamnia argentea isolate NSW1041297 chromosome 6, ASM2092103v1, whole genome shotgun sequence and contains:
- the LOC115751242 gene encoding autophagy-related protein 18a-like, which gives rise to MTTLSSPSSNPNNNPTFLIPPQTLIPPDFGFNSESNTNPPPSPPSASSNHLPPSTSPLMSSDYDFKSDPADGSPDALGGESSPFLPSPEAQALLPPTQSPAMSRVPSLLHLSFNQDFGCFAVGTDNGFRIYNCDPFREIFRRDFDSGGGIAVVEMLFRCNILALVGSGSNALYPVNKVMIWDDHQSRCIGELSFRSEVKSVKLRRDRIVVILLQKIYVYNFSDLKLLHQIETIANPKGLCVVSQSSGQMVLVCPGLQKGQVRVEHYASKRTKFILAHDSRIAAFALSQDGRLLATASSKGTLVRVFNTLDGSLLQEVRRGADRAEIYSLAFSSTAQWLAVSSDKGTVHVFTLKADLGMLNNDRLHNTSENHGSSSSVISSLSFMKGVLPRYFSSEWSVAQYRLHEGLQYVVAFGHQKNTVLILGMDGSFHRCQFDPMTGGEMTQIEYYNFLKPDETL
- the LOC115751231 gene encoding protein SRC2 homolog — protein: MECRPLEVTVMSAKDLKDVNVFGKMDVYVVASLSGDKTNKRSQRTRVHTDGGTNPQWGHTVSFTVDLAAARAGRLTLKLKIKAERTLGGDKDVGRVDVPVRELLDQGGGAGDGKPKPMSYSVRLPSGKTKGVLEFSYKFGEQFTVAAPPAGKKVDGPVMAYPAHAAPPASSSAAAYPPPHMMQGAAPYPPQGGYPPQGPGGYPPQGYGYPPNAAPGYGYPPQGHGYPPQGHGYPPQGYGYAAPQPAYQKPPKKSGGGGFGLGLAGGLLGGMLIGDMISDAADCGFDDGGFDL